A genomic stretch from Candidatus Baltobacteraceae bacterium includes:
- a CDS encoding SDR family oxidoreductase: MMPRARRALVTGGGSGLSSGIAAALAADGFQHVAITYRASEPGAALRAIEAAGATSSAAHVDFSGEAAAIAAALERLVVDHGPIDTLVHGVGALTVKRFANLTLDDYDRLFEANVRSAVLATRAVLPAMREARFGRIVVFGSNGSSATLPFRGFSLYQASKSALIAFARTLAIEEAPNGVTVNAIEPGDIRDKSQSREAARFQESSNPRGRPGSVDDIADVVRFLVAPERDFMTGAVIAVTGGLTQADGRNAKRP, translated from the coding sequence ATGATGCCCCGCGCGCGCCGCGCGCTCGTCACCGGCGGCGGGAGCGGCCTCTCTTCCGGCATCGCCGCCGCGCTTGCGGCCGACGGTTTCCAGCACGTTGCCATTACCTATCGCGCGAGCGAACCCGGTGCAGCGCTGCGTGCGATCGAGGCCGCGGGTGCAACGTCGAGCGCGGCGCACGTCGATTTCTCCGGCGAGGCTGCGGCGATCGCCGCAGCGCTCGAACGCCTGGTCGTCGATCACGGCCCGATCGATACGTTGGTCCACGGCGTCGGGGCACTCACCGTCAAGCGTTTTGCCAACCTCACGCTGGACGATTACGATCGGCTCTTCGAAGCCAACGTCCGCAGCGCTGTGCTCGCGACCCGCGCCGTGTTGCCGGCGATGCGCGAAGCACGGTTCGGCCGTATCGTCGTTTTCGGCAGTAACGGGTCGAGCGCGACGCTGCCGTTTCGCGGGTTCAGCCTCTATCAAGCTTCGAAGAGCGCGTTGATCGCGTTCGCGCGCACGCTGGCGATCGAAGAGGCGCCGAACGGCGTGACCGTCAACGCGATCGAACCGGGCGACATTCGCGACAAAAGTCAAAGCCGTGAAGCTGCCCGCTTTCAGGAAAGTTCCAATCCGCGCGGACGCCCCGGCAGCGTCGACGACATTGCCGACGTCGTGCGGTTTTTGGTGGCGCCCGAGCGAGACTTTATGACCGGAGCGGTGATCGCGGTCACCGGGGGGTTGACGCAGGCCGACGGGCGAAACGCGAAGCGTCCATGA
- a CDS encoding M1 family aminopeptidase, with translation MKYRDDNETHRAFALPGSPLQYGPDKSVAVEHIDLRLEPDLERRSLEGICTTTVRAYDEPVEQLVLNAVDLAIASVERDGKPLAFEARDEKLDVRFEPPLAPHERATFRIAYSVTRPRHGLFFIEPTPQYPRKVRQAWTQSQDENARYWFPALDYPSEKQTTQTTVIVPKGLFALSNGALVERRDEGDRTIYTYREDVAHSTYLMTMVVGPFIEARQGDAGARSVPVFYYVLPGREADGARSFGNTPRMIEAFERAIGTPYPYARYSQIAVSDFIFGGMENTSATTQTDRTLHDERAHLDFSSDPLVSHELAHQWFGDLLTCRDWSQAWLNEGFATYFECIWREVDLGYDEYLYDVFGCVARYLEEDSERYRRPIVCNRFRDPIEVFDRHLYEKGCAVLHMLRCELGDLRFWRAIGRYVRDNAQRTVETIDLVRAIEEETGRNLRGFFDQWVYRGGHPEVEIGVSWDAQRKAATVTIEQKQTVDDENPPYRFDVDLGFCAGVPAAIAANAGPGPLAGERRIRVRVERAHETVTVPLDFEPKLVRFDPGASLLGSITYKLGPTFAAAALRGDPDPVARIRAARELAKDGSQGAREGLRAAFERDPFWGVLAEAAQAIGKTRAPWARELLLNALRHAHPKVRRAVADALGEFRAADVATALLALGKGDPSYFVCAAALASLGKTRDPRAFDALVTAIGGTSWNATVEAGAARGLAELADPRAIDPLLDAVRLGRDEGLRRVAAGALARAGELLYEARARIADAIVQLLDDPMFLVALAAIAAAEALEDPSALPALDRLAVSGFDGRIRRDAAEAAMRIREAAKVPSQVSALRSDLDSLREEQRTLQEKIEALSRH, from the coding sequence ATGAAATATCGCGATGACAATGAGACGCACCGCGCTTTCGCGCTACCCGGTTCCCCATTGCAATACGGTCCCGACAAGTCGGTCGCCGTCGAACACATCGATCTCCGCCTCGAACCGGACCTCGAACGCCGTTCGCTCGAAGGGATCTGCACCACGACGGTACGTGCGTACGACGAACCGGTCGAGCAGCTCGTCCTGAACGCCGTCGATCTCGCGATCGCCTCGGTGGAGCGAGACGGGAAGCCGCTTGCATTCGAGGCACGTGACGAGAAGCTCGACGTCCGGTTCGAGCCGCCGCTTGCCCCACATGAGCGCGCTACTTTCCGGATCGCGTACAGCGTAACGCGCCCGCGGCATGGGCTTTTTTTCATCGAACCGACGCCGCAGTATCCGCGCAAGGTGCGCCAGGCGTGGACGCAGAGCCAGGACGAGAATGCGCGCTATTGGTTCCCCGCGCTCGACTATCCCTCCGAGAAGCAAACTACCCAGACGACCGTCATCGTCCCCAAGGGGCTCTTCGCACTGTCGAACGGTGCGCTGGTCGAGCGCAGGGACGAAGGCGATCGCACGATCTACACCTATCGCGAGGACGTTGCGCACTCGACGTATCTCATGACAATGGTGGTGGGGCCGTTCATCGAGGCGCGCCAGGGCGACGCCGGCGCACGCAGCGTGCCGGTCTTTTACTACGTGCTTCCGGGCCGCGAAGCCGACGGCGCGCGCTCGTTCGGCAACACGCCAAGGATGATCGAGGCGTTCGAGCGCGCTATCGGAACGCCGTATCCGTACGCGCGCTATTCGCAGATCGCCGTGAGCGACTTCATCTTCGGCGGTATGGAGAACACGTCGGCGACGACACAGACCGACCGCACGCTTCACGACGAACGCGCCCATCTCGATTTTTCGAGCGATCCGCTCGTGTCACATGAGCTCGCGCATCAGTGGTTCGGCGATCTGCTCACCTGCCGCGACTGGTCGCAAGCTTGGCTGAACGAAGGCTTCGCGACGTACTTCGAATGCATCTGGCGCGAAGTCGACCTCGGATACGACGAGTATCTCTACGACGTCTTCGGCTGCGTCGCACGCTATCTAGAGGAAGACAGCGAGCGCTACCGGCGCCCGATCGTGTGCAACCGCTTCCGCGATCCGATCGAAGTATTCGACCGCCATCTCTACGAGAAGGGCTGCGCCGTGCTGCACATGCTGCGCTGCGAGCTCGGTGATCTCCGCTTCTGGCGCGCGATCGGCCGTTACGTGCGCGACAATGCGCAGCGCACGGTTGAAACGATCGACTTGGTTCGTGCGATCGAAGAAGAGACTGGCCGTAACTTGCGCGGGTTCTTCGACCAATGGGTCTATCGCGGCGGCCATCCCGAAGTCGAGATCGGCGTGAGTTGGGACGCTCAGCGCAAAGCCGCCACCGTGACGATCGAACAAAAGCAGACCGTCGACGATGAGAACCCGCCGTATCGATTCGACGTCGATCTCGGGTTTTGCGCCGGCGTTCCCGCGGCGATTGCTGCGAACGCCGGCCCCGGACCGCTGGCGGGCGAGCGGCGCATTCGCGTACGCGTCGAGCGTGCGCACGAAACCGTGACCGTCCCGCTCGACTTCGAGCCGAAGCTGGTGCGCTTCGACCCCGGCGCGTCGCTGCTCGGCAGCATCACGTACAAACTCGGTCCGACGTTCGCAGCCGCCGCTTTGCGAGGCGATCCCGATCCGGTTGCGCGCATTCGTGCGGCGCGCGAACTCGCCAAGGACGGTTCGCAAGGCGCCCGCGAGGGGCTGCGCGCGGCGTTCGAGCGCGATCCGTTTTGGGGGGTGCTCGCCGAAGCCGCGCAAGCGATCGGCAAAACGCGCGCACCGTGGGCGCGCGAGCTGCTTCTGAACGCGCTGCGGCACGCACATCCGAAAGTGCGGCGCGCCGTTGCCGATGCGCTGGGTGAGTTCCGCGCTGCGGACGTCGCGACCGCGCTGCTTGCGCTCGGGAAGGGCGACCCGTCGTATTTCGTCTGTGCGGCGGCGCTCGCATCGCTCGGAAAGACGCGCGATCCGCGCGCATTCGACGCGCTGGTTACCGCGATCGGCGGCACGTCGTGGAACGCGACGGTCGAAGCCGGTGCGGCGCGCGGACTTGCCGAACTCGCGGATCCGCGCGCGATCGATCCGTTGCTCGACGCCGTGCGATTGGGCCGTGACGAAGGCTTGCGCCGCGTTGCCGCCGGCGCGCTTGCACGCGCTGGCGAACTGCTCTACGAAGCGCGAGCGCGGATCGCCGATGCGATCGTGCAGCTGCTCGACGATCCGATGTTTTTGGTTGCGTTGGCAGCGATCGCAGCGGCCGAGGCGCTCGAAGATCCGAGCGCGCTGCCGGCGCTCGATCGCCTTGCCGTCAGCGGCTTCGACGGCCGCATCCGGCGCGACGCCGCCGAAGCCGCAATGCGGATCCGTGAAGCGGCAAAAGTTCCCTCTCAAGTGAGCGCTCTGCGCTCGGACCTCGATAGCCTGCGTGAAGAACAGCGTACGTTACAAGAGAAGATCGAAGCGCTCTCGCGGCATTAG
- a CDS encoding DsbA family oxidoreductase encodes MRIDIWSDVVCPWCYIGVSRFERALVLFDGEVTIRLHPFQLDPDAPIPGIPARERYAAKFGAEAPAILERVTREAASEGLTFDFDRALTANTFDAHRAMAYAREYGLDRDLEKQLFRAYFTDGLDVSDHGVLADAGARLGLDRAELAAYLESDRGVDEVRRELVDGFERGITAVPSFVFEDEFLVPGAIDTASFVRVLEQMRAVR; translated from the coding sequence GTGCGAATCGACATCTGGAGCGACGTCGTCTGCCCGTGGTGCTACATCGGGGTCTCACGTTTTGAACGCGCGCTCGTGCTGTTCGACGGCGAGGTGACGATCCGGCTCCATCCGTTCCAACTCGATCCCGACGCACCGATTCCCGGAATCCCGGCGCGCGAGCGGTATGCCGCGAAATTCGGTGCCGAAGCCCCCGCGATACTGGAACGGGTTACGCGCGAAGCCGCGAGCGAGGGCTTGACCTTCGACTTCGACCGCGCGCTGACCGCGAACACGTTCGATGCGCATCGAGCGATGGCGTATGCGCGCGAGTACGGCCTCGATCGCGATCTCGAAAAGCAGCTCTTCCGCGCGTACTTCACGGATGGTCTCGACGTGAGCGACCACGGCGTACTGGCCGATGCAGGTGCGCGACTGGGTCTGGACCGCGCAGAACTCGCTGCGTATCTCGAAAGCGATCGGGGCGTCGACGAGGTGCGCCGCGAACTGGTGGACGGATTCGAACGCGGGATCACGGCGGTGCCGAGTTTCGTCTTCGAAGACGAGTTCTTGGTTCCGGGTGCGATCGATACCGCAAGCTTCGTTCGCGTCCTCGAGCAGATGCGCGCGGTTCGATGA
- the dacB gene encoding D-alanyl-D-alanine carboxypeptidase/D-alanyl-D-alanine-endopeptidase, translating into MVLAVIALAIWSLLRGCAARAPAPRPNQTAAAARPVPRPAPWSAAEIARLHRDLTDAFAPALSDRYSLAVIDATGRVIYADRARSAVTPASVQKLIVADAALNVLGTNYRFHTLLAATQAPSNGTLEGNLWFIGSGDPSLRSDDLRSGVRLLARSGLRHIDGAVAVDATAMSGPEINPHWDPSDANEDFQVPTSAASIDDDTAEFRVYGGMPGSPARVAVVPASRDVHVTGEVRSSTGEDDVIIAADSPNNFALSGAIPAQTEEKFWLPVHDMPVYVGDVLAHMLRQAGITTSQQPQVSAAPLDSIVLWDHRSAPLRMVIEHMLYVSDNHYAEQLMRTLGIDIEGRGDDAGGLAAERSFLNARGIPTDGMRIVDGSGLAESNRVAAITLARILSDAELRDHGVELYDLLPAGGRDGTLTDYDFTTALGRVRAKTGHLSDADSLAGYVNTMHHGRVAFAFMINDSPGDPDSAYVRAVDELATF; encoded by the coding sequence GTGGTGCTGGCCGTCATCGCACTCGCGATCTGGTCGCTCCTGCGCGGTTGTGCTGCGCGCGCCCCTGCGCCTAGACCGAACCAAACGGCTGCGGCCGCCCGTCCGGTGCCGCGCCCGGCGCCGTGGAGCGCCGCAGAGATCGCGCGATTGCATCGGGACCTGACCGACGCGTTCGCGCCGGCGCTCTCCGACCGGTACAGCCTAGCGGTAATCGACGCGACCGGAAGGGTGATCTATGCCGATCGCGCGCGCTCGGCAGTCACACCCGCCTCGGTGCAAAAGCTCATCGTCGCCGACGCCGCGCTGAATGTGCTGGGCACGAACTATCGCTTTCACACGCTGCTCGCCGCAACCCAAGCACCGTCGAACGGCACGCTCGAGGGTAACCTCTGGTTCATCGGATCGGGCGATCCCTCGCTCCGCAGTGATGACCTGCGTAGCGGCGTGCGTCTGCTCGCGCGCAGCGGTCTGAGGCACATCGACGGCGCGGTTGCGGTCGACGCGACGGCGATGAGCGGTCCGGAAATCAATCCGCACTGGGATCCGAGCGACGCCAACGAAGATTTCCAGGTGCCGACGAGCGCGGCTTCGATCGACGACGACACGGCCGAGTTTCGCGTCTATGGCGGAATGCCGGGCTCTCCCGCGCGGGTGGCCGTCGTTCCGGCTAGCCGCGACGTGCATGTGACCGGGGAGGTGCGCAGCAGCACGGGTGAGGATGACGTCATCATCGCGGCGGATTCGCCGAATAACTTTGCCTTGAGCGGCGCGATTCCGGCGCAGACCGAGGAGAAGTTCTGGTTGCCGGTGCACGATATGCCGGTCTACGTCGGTGACGTGCTCGCGCACATGCTGCGTCAAGCGGGCATTACCACCTCGCAGCAGCCACAGGTCTCCGCGGCGCCCCTCGATTCGATCGTGCTCTGGGATCACCGCTCCGCTCCGCTGCGAATGGTTATCGAACACATGCTCTACGTTTCCGACAATCACTACGCCGAACAGCTGATGCGCACGCTCGGGATCGATATCGAGGGCCGCGGCGACGACGCCGGCGGACTGGCTGCTGAACGATCCTTCTTGAATGCGCGCGGCATTCCGACCGACGGCATGCGCATCGTGGACGGAAGCGGATTAGCGGAGAGCAACCGGGTGGCGGCCATCACGCTCGCGCGAATTCTCAGCGATGCCGAATTGCGGGACCACGGTGTCGAACTCTACGACTTGCTGCCGGCCGGCGGACGCGACGGAACACTGACCGACTACGACTTTACCACCGCTCTTGGGCGGGTCCGTGCCAAGACCGGGCATTTGAGCGATGCCGATTCGCTCGCAGGATACGTGAATACGATGCACCACGGGCGCGTCGCCTTCGCGTTCATGATCAACGATTCGCCGGGCGATCCCGACAGCGCGTACGTGCGCGCGGTAGACGAACTCGCCACGTTTTAA
- a CDS encoding efflux RND transporter permease subunit: protein MWLTRFAISRPVITAMIFVALVVFGTISYFELGRSNNPPGTTFPIVEVDASYPGASPQDMEKLVIKPIEDQLDGIDHLDLISATAQEGTATIVVQFKLGTDLDLAAVDVQRRVDTARVYMPTDLDPPGVYKNGSSEPLLDIAVSSDSLSQPQIADLVNNQIKPLISQIPNVASVNVYGTADREFHVYPDPVALVGTGATLEDIYNAVSYNNANVPGGIMTQPTREATVAIHAYIDHASDIAAIPLSPVAVLNYPVKSLKIGDVARVEDGHVEMRTISHYNGLPRVYLSIGRDINSDEIKATEIARERMKTIESQFPQLKFTEIDAPADYTAKSLLGVGQSLIEGIFLTAIVMLLFLHAWRNAAVIFLAIPTSILSTFIVMRALGFHIDSMSMMGLSLIIGILVDDSIVVLENITRHRDLGEDPMSAAINGRTEIGNAAIAITMVDVVVFLPVAFLPGIVGAYLKEFGAVIVIATLFSLLVSFTLTPLLAAKWSVKKRSEATPKWLLALDSAVVNAALFLTAVGAFVAGMVFQVILLKVVGILIVAVLILNLFVHRYDGILEAYRAKWLPFALEHGSFVIFTCTLLLTNSLALVGGGMNALWVDAAWLAGLVLAYAVAAFVRRGRRYTRGFASLGTFRPLTVLTFLMPVALGAAMTALGGINFDFVPQEQTGHINMTVTYPPGTPITMTDHYVTQLEDAILKIDGVKDVSSTVGRKPSGWGSSIGGNYAQLGADMQPDRRGDTNATIAKIRKLAYLVPGGELQVAGDSGNGSGAEIFYALSGPEDEIAPAAEKVASVLRSTPGSVNVQTSAENGAPRLNVDVDPAKCAVLGVSPADVATVARIAIAGAVATKVRTSTGLVDVRVQFPGADRTNVAQLENVRVRANDGTLVPISSVATFTWATAPTKIERLNRQRVVNVFGDVLPGYSLGAVTAPLEAKLKQPGFLPQGVSTTAQGDTQFMEETFTNMGIALILSFMLVYMLMVILYGSFVEPLIVMFSVPMAIIGALIFLALMGRLEPDQGQSLNIVSMLGIIMLFGLVAKNGILLVDYSNTLCKRGMRVRDAVLQAAATRFRPIIMTTAAMIFGMLPLALGFAEGGEWRQAIGTVIIGGLLSSLILTLFLVPMIYNTWIGFFDRRADRKAVVSELETSPAIV from the coding sequence GTGTGGTTAACGCGCTTCGCCATCAGTCGCCCCGTGATCACGGCCATGATTTTCGTGGCGCTGGTCGTTTTCGGGACGATTTCGTATTTCGAGCTGGGGCGCAGCAACAATCCGCCGGGCACGACGTTCCCCATCGTCGAGGTCGACGCGTCCTATCCCGGCGCCTCGCCGCAAGACATGGAGAAGCTGGTCATCAAACCGATCGAAGATCAGCTCGACGGCATCGACCACCTCGATCTTATTAGCGCGACGGCCCAGGAAGGCACGGCGACGATCGTCGTGCAGTTCAAGCTCGGCACCGATTTGGACCTTGCCGCAGTCGACGTGCAGCGCCGAGTCGACACGGCCCGCGTGTACATGCCGACCGATCTCGATCCACCGGGCGTGTATAAGAACGGCAGCAGCGAGCCGCTGCTCGACATTGCGGTCAGCTCGGACTCGCTCTCGCAGCCGCAGATCGCCGACCTCGTCAATAACCAGATCAAGCCGCTGATCAGCCAAATCCCCAACGTCGCGAGCGTCAACGTCTATGGTACGGCGGACCGCGAGTTCCACGTCTATCCCGATCCCGTTGCACTCGTCGGAACCGGTGCAACGCTGGAAGATATTTACAACGCGGTCTCCTACAACAACGCCAACGTGCCGGGCGGAATCATGACGCAGCCGACGCGCGAAGCGACGGTCGCGATCCACGCCTACATCGATCACGCCAGCGACATCGCCGCGATACCGCTTTCACCGGTAGCGGTGTTGAACTATCCGGTGAAGTCCCTCAAAATCGGCGACGTCGCGCGGGTCGAGGACGGCCACGTCGAGATGCGCACGATCTCCCATTACAACGGCTTGCCGCGCGTCTATCTCAGCATCGGCCGCGACATCAACAGCGACGAGATCAAGGCGACCGAGATCGCGCGCGAGCGCATGAAAACGATCGAGTCCCAGTTCCCGCAGCTCAAGTTCACGGAGATCGACGCACCGGCGGATTACACCGCGAAGTCGTTGCTCGGCGTGGGACAATCTCTGATCGAAGGCATCTTCCTCACCGCGATCGTGATGCTGCTCTTTCTCCACGCTTGGCGCAACGCGGCCGTCATCTTCCTTGCGATACCGACCTCGATTCTCTCCACGTTCATCGTCATGCGCGCGCTCGGCTTCCACATCGACTCGATGTCGATGATGGGACTCTCCTTGATCATCGGCATCTTGGTGGACGACTCGATCGTCGTGCTGGAAAACATCACGCGCCACCGCGATCTCGGCGAAGACCCGATGAGCGCTGCAATCAACGGGCGCACGGAAATCGGTAATGCCGCGATTGCGATCACGATGGTCGACGTGGTCGTGTTCCTGCCCGTCGCCTTTTTGCCCGGCATCGTCGGCGCGTACCTGAAGGAGTTCGGCGCCGTGATCGTGATCGCGACGCTTTTCTCGCTTCTGGTGTCCTTTACGCTCACGCCGCTCCTGGCGGCGAAATGGAGCGTCAAAAAGCGTTCCGAGGCGACGCCGAAGTGGCTGCTGGCGCTCGACAGTGCGGTCGTCAATGCGGCGCTGTTCCTGACCGCGGTCGGTGCGTTCGTGGCAGGTATGGTGTTCCAAGTGATCTTGCTCAAGGTCGTCGGCATCCTGATCGTGGCGGTGTTGATCCTCAACCTCTTCGTTCACCGCTATGACGGCATTCTCGAAGCCTACCGCGCGAAGTGGCTGCCGTTCGCACTCGAACACGGATCCTTTGTGATCTTCACCTGCACGCTGCTGCTGACCAATTCGCTAGCACTCGTCGGTGGAGGTATGAACGCTCTCTGGGTAGACGCGGCCTGGCTCGCTGGTCTCGTTCTCGCGTATGCCGTTGCCGCTTTCGTCCGCCGAGGGCGCCGCTACACGCGCGGGTTCGCCTCGCTGGGGACCTTCCGCCCCCTGACCGTTCTCACGTTCCTCATGCCGGTCGCTTTGGGTGCGGCAATGACGGCGCTTGGCGGCATCAATTTCGATTTCGTTCCGCAAGAGCAAACCGGGCACATCAACATGACCGTCACGTATCCGCCGGGGACGCCGATCACGATGACCGATCACTATGTGACCCAATTGGAAGACGCGATCTTGAAGATCGACGGCGTCAAGGACGTCAGTTCCACGGTGGGGCGTAAACCGTCGGGTTGGGGATCCTCGATCGGCGGCAACTATGCCCAGCTCGGCGCCGACATGCAGCCCGACCGCCGCGGTGACACCAACGCGACCATTGCGAAAATACGCAAGCTCGCCTATCTGGTTCCGGGCGGTGAACTTCAAGTGGCCGGCGACAGCGGTAACGGGTCGGGCGCGGAGATCTTCTACGCGCTCTCAGGACCGGAAGACGAGATCGCTCCCGCGGCAGAAAAAGTCGCATCGGTTCTTCGCTCGACGCCGGGATCGGTGAACGTGCAGACCAGCGCGGAAAACGGTGCACCGCGCCTCAACGTCGACGTCGATCCCGCCAAATGCGCCGTGCTGGGCGTTTCCCCGGCTGACGTTGCGACGGTTGCGCGCATCGCGATTGCGGGCGCGGTCGCGACCAAGGTGCGAACCTCGACCGGCTTGGTAGACGTGCGCGTGCAATTCCCGGGCGCCGATCGCACCAACGTTGCGCAGCTCGAGAACGTGCGCGTTCGTGCCAACGACGGCACGCTCGTACCGATCTCGTCGGTTGCGACGTTCACGTGGGCGACGGCGCCGACGAAGATCGAGCGCCTCAACCGCCAGCGCGTCGTGAACGTTTTCGGTGACGTGCTCCCCGGCTACTCGCTCGGCGCGGTGACCGCGCCGCTCGAAGCGAAGCTCAAGCAGCCCGGTTTCCTCCCCCAAGGCGTGAGTACGACCGCCCAGGGCGACACGCAGTTCATGGAAGAAACGTTCACCAACATGGGCATCGCGCTGATCCTTTCGTTCATGCTCGTGTACATGCTGATGGTGATCCTCTACGGATCTTTCGTGGAACCGCTGATCGTGATGTTCTCGGTTCCTATGGCGATCATCGGCGCGTTGATCTTCCTGGCGCTCATGGGCCGGCTCGAGCCGGATCAGGGACAATCGCTCAACATCGTCTCGATGCTCGGGATCATCATGCTCTTCGGGTTGGTCGCCAAGAACGGTATTCTGCTGGTCGACTATTCGAACACGCTGTGCAAGCGCGGGATGCGCGTGCGCGATGCGGTGCTGCAGGCGGCGGCGACGCGCTTCCGTCCGATCATCATGACGACCGCGGCGATGATCTTCGGCATGCTGCCGCTTGCTCTAGGTTTCGCCGAGGGCGGCGAATGGAGGCAAGCGATCGGTACCGTCATCATCGGCGGCCTGCTCAGCTCGCTGATCCTCACGCTCTTCCTGGTGCCGATGATCTACAACACCTGGATCGGTTTCTTCGACCGACGCGCCGACCGCAAGGCTGTTGTCTCCGAACTGGAGACCTCACCCGCGATAGTTTAG
- a CDS encoding copper amine oxidase N-terminal domain-containing protein — protein MIQRLLGAAACALLLPAAVIAPALAQQSAGVTVIVNGQTMNFPQPPVEQAGRVFVPLRGIFEQLGASVVYQNGTINATGNGRNVSLHIGSTQATVNGQPETLDSPPFIENATTLVPLRFIAQALGASVNWNNNTSTVAIYSAHGHSASGYRGNAYNAPPEQPMNAGAYVTNREPVGMTRDRDPAISADFARPVRRDSVHVTLDGRDITGAVDVSSDGFQYTPDRPLYPGRHTIRVSGVTQEGASFSTSWDFTV, from the coding sequence ATGATACAACGTCTACTCGGCGCCGCGGCGTGTGCGCTGCTACTTCCTGCCGCGGTCATCGCGCCGGCCCTCGCGCAGCAGAGCGCCGGCGTCACCGTCATCGTGAACGGGCAAACGATGAACTTCCCTCAGCCGCCGGTCGAACAGGCCGGGCGCGTCTTCGTTCCGCTCCGCGGAATCTTCGAACAACTCGGGGCGAGCGTCGTGTACCAGAACGGCACGATCAACGCGACCGGTAACGGCCGCAACGTTTCGCTGCACATCGGCTCCACCCAGGCGACCGTCAACGGTCAGCCCGAAACACTCGACTCACCTCCGTTTATCGAGAACGCAACGACGCTCGTGCCGCTGCGCTTCATCGCCCAGGCGCTCGGCGCGTCGGTCAACTGGAACAATAACACCTCGACCGTAGCGATCTACAGCGCCCACGGGCATTCGGCCAGCGGTTACCGCGGCAACGCTTACAATGCTCCGCCGGAGCAACCGATGAACGCGGGGGCGTACGTCACCAATCGTGAGCCGGTCGGCATGACGCGCGATCGCGATCCGGCGATCTCGGCCGATTTCGCGCGGCCGGTGCGCCGCGATTCGGTGCACGTTACGCTCGACGGACGCGACATCACTGGAGCCGTCGATGTCAGCAGCGACGGGTTCCAATACACGCCCGATCGCCCCCTCTACCCGGGACGCCACACCATTCGTGTCAGCGGCGTGACCCAAGAGGGCGCCTCCTTCTCGACGAGCTGGGATTTCACCGTGTAA